From Longimicrobiaceae bacterium, the proteins below share one genomic window:
- a CDS encoding polyprenyl synthetase family protein, with protein MLRTAPPKLSQIQDPIVDRLDRVVDEFRRIVAADFDRVTEINDYLLQVRGKLFRPSLLLLCSEIGGRSRPEAESLAAVVELIHLSTLVHDDAVDHSVLRRGMPTVNAMWSHQVAIIMGDYLYSRSVSELARLGDIEPVRILAAAANAMSVGELRQLASCDALDFTEQDYHLLIECKTASLIAAACELGALYGDPTYRVPLARFGHDLGMAFQIVDDLLDYTSDEAALGKPAGLDLREHKVTLPLLYALPRMSRSERERVEAFFAEPIPDDAEIAAIVQMVRDRGGLDYAKSQALMFAQRARESLEGLPMSPALQALRESIAYVVERRH; from the coding sequence ATGCTTCGCACCGCGCCTCCGAAGCTGTCCCAGATCCAGGATCCCATCGTCGATCGGCTGGACCGGGTCGTCGACGAGTTCCGTCGCATCGTCGCGGCCGATTTCGATCGGGTCACCGAGATCAACGACTACCTGCTGCAGGTGCGGGGCAAGCTCTTCCGTCCCAGCCTCCTCCTTCTCTGCAGCGAGATCGGCGGCCGTTCGCGCCCCGAGGCGGAATCGCTCGCCGCGGTGGTCGAGCTGATCCATCTCTCCACTCTGGTCCACGACGACGCCGTCGACCACTCCGTTCTGCGGCGGGGGATGCCGACCGTCAACGCCATGTGGAGCCACCAGGTCGCCATCATCATGGGCGACTATCTCTACTCCCGCTCGGTCAGCGAGCTGGCCCGGCTGGGAGACATCGAGCCGGTGCGCATCCTCGCTGCGGCGGCCAACGCCATGTCGGTGGGCGAGCTGCGGCAGCTCGCCTCCTGCGATGCCCTCGACTTCACCGAGCAGGACTATCACCTGCTGATCGAGTGCAAGACTGCGTCGCTCATCGCGGCCGCGTGCGAGCTCGGCGCCCTCTACGGCGATCCGACCTACCGGGTGCCCCTGGCCCGCTTCGGGCACGATCTGGGGATGGCCTTCCAGATCGTGGATGACCTGCTCGACTACACCTCCGACGAGGCCGCGCTGGGCAAGCCGGCCGGGCTGGACCTGCGGGAGCACAAGGTGACCCTTCCCTTGCTGTACGCGCTCCCGCGGATGAGCAGGAGCGAGCGGGAGCGGGTGGAGGCCTTCTTCGCCGAGCCGATCCCCGACGACGCCGAGATCGCGGCGATCGTGCAGATGGTGCGCGATCGTGGCGGCTTGGATTATGCGAAGTCGCAGGCGCTCATGTTCGCCCAGAGGGCGCGTGAGTCGCTGGAAGGCCTGCCCATGAGCCCGGCTCTCCAGGCGCTGCGGGAGAGCATCGCCTACGTCGTGGAACGCCGCCACTGA
- a CDS encoding peptidylprolyl isomerase: protein MMQDLREKTKIIMIIVALAFVGLMVFEWGMDISGRSAGMQTGELGRVNGQSISYQAYSAAYQELYNQARAQAGGELTAEQIRQLEDAAFNQVVNDILIQQEMERRQLGVTDEEIRQAALWNPHPQLMQNELFMTDGQFDIQKWQQFLTGPTANEQMLLQLEAYYRSIIPREKLLRQVTAGMYISDAELWQLWKDRNETVTADYVALNVAKLVPGDVEVTDAEIRAYYERNRDSFRRPATARFTIAMLSKIPTAEDTAASLQRAQAVRQEILDGADFAAVAQRESADPGTRDRGGDLGQFTRGQMTEVFDEAAFSLPIGELSEPILSPFGYHLIRVEEREGDTARARHILIPIEPTEAALDRLYARADSLETLAEQVGVQRAARATNAIVRQSVLVSAEQSLVPGIGSTLEAIEWAEEESAAEDGETVSPLFETPQAFYVVEREAFTPAGQMSLQEATPEIRRRLIQEKKRAQAREIGSQIVAEVRGGKTLEAAASERGLEVQSIGPVTRLSPNPAFGQANAAVGAAFGTPVGQVSDVVETPAGLFIVRPTERTEADPEEFQKQKGSLRMLVQLQQGQQEIARFVQSLREEAEIVDNREEVLRRTVAS, encoded by the coding sequence ATGATGCAAGATCTGCGGGAGAAAACGAAGATCATCATGATCATCGTAGCCCTCGCATTCGTGGGCTTGATGGTCTTCGAATGGGGGATGGACATCTCCGGTCGGAGCGCGGGCATGCAGACGGGCGAGCTGGGGCGCGTCAACGGTCAGTCCATCTCCTATCAGGCATATTCGGCTGCTTACCAGGAACTCTACAACCAGGCGCGGGCGCAGGCCGGGGGTGAGCTCACCGCCGAACAGATCCGCCAGCTCGAGGATGCGGCCTTCAATCAGGTGGTGAACGACATCCTGATACAGCAGGAGATGGAGCGGCGGCAGCTGGGGGTTACCGACGAGGAGATCCGCCAGGCGGCGCTCTGGAACCCGCATCCGCAGCTGATGCAGAACGAGCTGTTCATGACCGATGGACAGTTCGACATCCAGAAGTGGCAGCAGTTCCTGACCGGGCCCACGGCGAACGAGCAGATGCTCCTCCAGCTCGAGGCCTATTACCGCAGCATCATCCCGCGCGAGAAGCTGCTGCGTCAGGTGACGGCGGGGATGTACATCTCGGACGCCGAGCTGTGGCAGCTCTGGAAGGATCGCAACGAGACGGTCACGGCGGACTACGTCGCGCTGAACGTGGCGAAGCTCGTCCCCGGCGACGTGGAGGTCACCGACGCCGAGATCCGTGCCTACTACGAGCGGAACCGCGATTCCTTCCGCCGTCCCGCGACCGCGCGGTTCACCATCGCGATGCTCTCCAAAATTCCTACGGCGGAGGACACGGCCGCCTCGCTGCAGCGAGCGCAGGCCGTGCGACAGGAGATCCTGGACGGGGCGGACTTCGCCGCGGTGGCGCAGCGGGAGTCGGCCGATCCGGGTACCCGTGATCGCGGCGGCGACCTGGGGCAGTTCACGCGCGGGCAGATGACCGAGGTCTTCGACGAGGCCGCGTTCTCCCTGCCTATCGGGGAGCTCTCCGAGCCGATCCTCTCCCCCTTCGGTTATCACCTGATCCGGGTGGAGGAACGGGAGGGGGATACGGCCCGTGCACGGCACATCCTGATCCCGATCGAGCCCACCGAGGCGGCGCTGGACCGGCTCTATGCCCGTGCAGACTCGCTGGAGACGCTGGCCGAGCAGGTCGGGGTACAACGCGCGGCGCGGGCCACCAACGCGATCGTGCGCCAGAGCGTACTGGTCTCCGCCGAGCAGTCGCTGGTCCCGGGCATCGGCTCCACGCTCGAGGCGATCGAGTGGGCCGAGGAGGAATCCGCCGCGGAGGACGGAGAGACCGTCAGCCCGCTCTTCGAGACTCCCCAGGCGTTCTACGTGGTGGAGCGAGAGGCCTTTACGCCGGCGGGGCAGATGTCGCTGCAGGAGGCCACGCCTGAGATTCGCCGGCGCCTCATCCAGGAGAAGAAGCGGGCCCAGGCGCGCGAGATCGGAAGTCAGATCGTGGCCGAGGTTCGGGGCGGCAAGACCCTGGAAGCCGCGGCGAGCGAACGCGGGCTAGAGGTGCAGTCGATCGGACCGGTGACGCGCCTCAGCCCGAACCCGGCGTTCGGTCAGGCGAATGCCGCCGTGGGTGCCGCCTTCGGTACTCCCGTGGGCCAGGTGAGCGACGTCGTCGAGACGCCCGCCGGCCTCTTCATCGTCCGTCCCACCGAGCGCACCGAAGCAGACCCCGAGGAATTCCAGAAGCAGAAGGGCTCGCTCCGCATGCTGGTGCAGCTCCAACAGGGCCAGCAGGAGATCGCCCGGTTCGTCCAGAGCCTGCGCGAAGAGGCGGAGATTGTGGACAATCGGGAGGAGGTGTTGAGGAGGACGGTGGCGAGCTAG
- a CDS encoding tetratricopeptide repeat protein encodes MAESPSELQLEIEKLERKHAENPEGRFFVPLANAYRKLGDLETAEALLHAGIERHPDYLSARIVLGRCLADRGAVQEAEEEFRFVLSQDPQNLIALRTLGELAAAAGRTNEAVEWYNELLAVDPMNEEARQALERLGSPASADESEEEFHAGGDWWQAGDVEPTGAEVPADAGSEAAEAGADDPLFYGDISLEDATIAPSPVPEGAFDVDEPVAAPSGLESELEPSDEEPDAESYGGTGAGEVVTETIAELYARQGLHDRAIYVYRELIRRRGGDSTLERRLAELERLVGEAGGEEELPELTLRDDEALETPSLDAESDAEEDAFADSVSEGFATALGEESWLESDEEVGVSTAEGASPELLAASASAGGGATIVDFLAGLAAWRPGQGRTATGSATPEATAPEEEFTAGEVATAPPSTADPGETEPAPETSATIDSSSESAPYAGAESEPWGAAAGGDEPQGDDLPYLEQVERPWSSTGTGSADDEPFPWELPEGDTFEQAEPIAESESSTHSEYGLEEAESAPAEDGADHPEPAEPSPAARDERAEAAGDATDDEDLESFQAWLRSLKR; translated from the coding sequence ATGGCTGAGTCCCCCTCCGAGCTCCAGCTCGAGATCGAAAAGCTCGAGCGCAAGCACGCGGAGAATCCCGAGGGTCGCTTCTTCGTGCCACTTGCCAACGCATACCGGAAGCTCGGCGATCTGGAGACGGCCGAAGCCCTGCTGCACGCGGGTATCGAGCGACATCCCGACTACCTGAGCGCGCGCATCGTGCTGGGTCGCTGCCTGGCCGATCGAGGAGCGGTGCAGGAGGCCGAGGAGGAGTTCCGCTTCGTGCTCTCCCAGGATCCCCAGAACCTCATCGCCCTACGCACTCTGGGCGAGCTGGCGGCGGCCGCGGGACGGACCAACGAGGCGGTCGAATGGTACAATGAGCTGCTGGCCGTAGACCCCATGAACGAGGAGGCGCGGCAGGCGCTGGAGCGGCTCGGTAGCCCGGCTTCGGCGGACGAATCGGAGGAAGAGTTCCACGCGGGCGGCGACTGGTGGCAGGCCGGCGATGTCGAGCCGACCGGTGCCGAGGTCCCGGCTGACGCCGGGAGCGAAGCCGCTGAAGCAGGCGCCGACGATCCCCTGTTCTACGGCGACATCTCTCTCGAAGACGCCACCATCGCCCCCTCTCCAGTGCCTGAAGGAGCCTTCGATGTGGATGAGCCCGTCGCCGCCCCGTCGGGGCTGGAATCGGAGCTCGAGCCCTCGGACGAGGAGCCGGATGCGGAAAGCTATGGCGGCACGGGGGCGGGCGAGGTGGTCACGGAAACGATCGCCGAGCTGTATGCGCGCCAGGGACTGCACGATCGGGCGATCTACGTCTACCGCGAGCTGATCCGCCGGCGTGGGGGGGATTCCACGCTGGAGCGTCGACTCGCCGAGTTGGAGCGGCTGGTGGGCGAGGCAGGGGGCGAGGAGGAACTCCCCGAGCTCACGCTCCGGGACGACGAGGCACTGGAGACCCCATCGCTGGATGCAGAATCGGATGCAGAGGAGGATGCGTTCGCCGACAGCGTCTCCGAGGGCTTTGCCACCGCTCTGGGTGAGGAGTCGTGGCTGGAAAGCGACGAGGAGGTCGGGGTGAGCACTGCGGAAGGGGCTTCGCCGGAGCTCTTGGCCGCTTCGGCAAGCGCCGGAGGGGGCGCGACCATCGTCGATTTCCTCGCCGGGCTGGCGGCGTGGAGGCCGGGCCAGGGCAGGACGGCCACGGGCTCGGCAACGCCGGAGGCCACGGCGCCCGAGGAGGAATTCACCGCCGGGGAAGTGGCCACCGCCCCGCCGTCCACGGCAGACCCCGGGGAGACGGAGCCGGCACCGGAGACCTCGGCCACCATCGACTCCTCGAGTGAGTCGGCGCCGTACGCCGGAGCCGAGTCGGAGCCGTGGGGAGCCGCGGCTGGAGGAGACGAACCGCAGGGTGACGACCTTCCCTACCTCGAGCAGGTCGAGCGGCCGTGGTCATCCACCGGAACGGGTTCTGCGGACGACGAGCCCTTCCCGTGGGAGCTGCCGGAGGGCGATACGTTCGAGCAGGCGGAGCCGATTGCGGAATCGGAGTCGAGCACCCACTCCGAGTACGGGTTGGAGGAAGCCGAATCGGCTCCCGCTGAAGACGGTGCGGATCACCCCGAGCCCGCGGAGCCGTCGCCCGCGGCCCGTGATGAACGCGCGGAGGCCGCGGGCGACGCCACGGACGACGAGGACCTCGAGTCGTTCCAGGCCTGGTTGCGGAGCCTGAAGAGATGA
- the aroQ gene encoding type II 3-dehydroquinate dehydratase encodes MIIAVLHGPNLNLLGQREPSIYGADTLAEVDARLVSLGSELGVQVKHFQANGEGTLIDYVHALAGEVDGFLVNAGAYTHTSIALRDALVGVARPYVEVHLSNVHAREPFRHHSYLSDRAVGVVAGFGVESYLLGLRGLVGYLRRIANSAN; translated from the coding sequence ATGATCATCGCCGTCCTTCACGGCCCCAACCTGAATCTCCTCGGCCAGCGCGAACCCTCGATTTACGGTGCGGACACGCTGGCCGAGGTCGATGCGCGCCTGGTGAGCCTCGGCTCCGAGCTGGGGGTACAGGTGAAGCACTTCCAGGCGAACGGAGAGGGCACGCTGATCGACTATGTGCACGCCCTGGCGGGGGAGGTCGACGGCTTCCTCGTCAACGCCGGGGCGTACACGCATACGAGCATCGCCCTGCGGGACGCGCTCGTGGGCGTCGCGCGCCCCTACGTGGAGGTGCATCTCTCCAACGTGCACGCACGTGAACCCTTCCGGCACCACTCCTACCTCAGCGATCGCGCGGTGGGAGTGGTCGCAGGATTTGGCGTGGAGAGTTACCTTCTAGGGCTGCGCGGTCTCGTCGGGTATCTGCGACGGATCGCGAACAGCGCGAACTGA
- the efp gene encoding elongation factor P — MATTADFRNGMTLQLDGTLYTLIYFQHVKPGKGGAFVRTKLKNVLTGAVLERTFRAGEKVEEVRLERRPVQYSYTDGQLYYFMDQQTFEMIPLSEDVIGEDQLLYLKENMECEGLVHNDRIISVELPYFVELEIVQTDPGVRGDTAQGGTKPAKLETGAVVQVPLFLNEGDVIRVDRREDKYLERANR; from the coding sequence GTGGCGACGACCGCCGATTTTCGCAACGGAATGACCCTCCAGTTGGACGGCACGCTGTACACCCTGATCTACTTCCAGCACGTGAAGCCGGGTAAGGGTGGCGCGTTCGTCCGGACCAAGCTGAAGAACGTGCTGACGGGTGCGGTCCTCGAGCGGACCTTCCGGGCGGGTGAGAAGGTCGAGGAGGTGCGCCTGGAGCGCAGACCGGTCCAGTACAGCTACACCGACGGGCAGCTGTACTATTTCATGGACCAACAGACCTTCGAGATGATTCCCCTCAGCGAAGACGTGATCGGGGAGGACCAGCTGCTGTACCTGAAGGAGAACATGGAATGCGAGGGGCTGGTCCACAACGACCGGATCATCTCCGTGGAGCTGCCTTATTTCGTTGAGCTGGAGATTGTCCAGACCGACCCCGGCGTGCGCGGTGACACCGCCCAGGGCGGGACCAAGCCGGCGAAACTCGAAACCGGGGCCGTGGTTCAGGTCCCCCTCTTCCTCAACGAGGGAGACGTGATTCGCGTCGACCGGCGCGAGGACAAGTATCTCGAGCGCGCGAACCGATGA
- the accB gene encoding acetyl-CoA carboxylase biotin carboxyl carrier protein — protein sequence MNRPERQRPTSQGEGSGSGSGEEQLRAAPQPIADLDFLRGLIAAVDDSGIDSLEISRGGTRIRISKTPGGAATAAHSVAPAAEAHPPPPAPANPPAPPPAPGAAAEPPVPAPPTTPPNNWVEIKSPMVGTFYRAPSPEAPPYVEVGSRVVRGQTLCILEAMKLMNELESDVAGVVREILVENGQPVEYGQVLYRIEPDA from the coding sequence ATGAATCGTCCGGAAAGGCAGCGTCCGACTTCGCAGGGGGAGGGGAGCGGGTCCGGGTCCGGCGAGGAGCAGCTGCGCGCTGCGCCGCAGCCGATCGCCGACCTGGATTTCCTGAGGGGGTTGATCGCGGCGGTGGACGACAGCGGTATCGACTCGCTCGAGATCTCACGCGGCGGCACCCGTATCCGCATCTCCAAGACGCCGGGCGGCGCCGCGACCGCGGCCCACTCCGTCGCGCCGGCCGCGGAGGCGCATCCGCCCCCGCCGGCCCCGGCCAATCCGCCTGCGCCGCCACCCGCGCCGGGCGCCGCAGCTGAACCGCCGGTGCCGGCTCCACCCACCACGCCCCCGAACAACTGGGTGGAGATCAAGTCTCCCATGGTGGGCACCTTCTACCGCGCTCCTTCCCCGGAGGCCCCCCCGTACGTCGAGGTCGGCTCGCGCGTGGTCCGGGGGCAGACCCTCTGCATCCTCGAGGCGATGAAGCTCATGAACGAGCTCGAATCGGACGTCGCCGGCGTGGTGCGGGAGATCCTCGTCGAGAACGGACAGCCGGTCGAGTACGGGCAGGTCCTTTATCGCATCGAGCCTGACGCGTGA
- a CDS encoding PilT/PilU family type 4a pilus ATPase — protein MSENAGPLRTEADPRPVAPADGSEFSLRRALEEMIRRRGSDLHLKVGRPPVVRVHGELIQTPLPPLRTEDLRRAAEQLLTPRQREEFAERKEIDFAVGVQGLGRFRVNLFQQRGTLAFAFRAVPFEIPSIEDLLLPPVLKEIALSSRGLVLVTGATGSGKSTTLATMLRYLNERRAVNIVTIEDPIEFLHRDVKAMISQREVGNDTLSFNEALRHVLRQDPDVVMLGEIRDRISMETVLKAANTGHAVFSTLHTTDTSQTITRVMSFFPPHQHGEIRNLLADALRAVISLRLIPRADGSGRVPAAEILINTAAVSDRIRSGEGIHMLLDLIAEGRTQYGMQSFDQSLMDLYRNGLITQEMALHYATSPSEFALRASGIEASSDLTFEPGAGRGDI, from the coding sequence GTGAGCGAGAACGCTGGCCCGCTGCGGACCGAGGCCGACCCTCGCCCGGTCGCCCCGGCGGACGGTAGCGAGTTCAGCCTCCGCCGCGCGCTGGAGGAGATGATCCGGCGCCGGGGCTCGGACCTGCACCTGAAGGTCGGGCGTCCACCTGTCGTGCGCGTGCACGGCGAGCTCATCCAGACCCCGCTCCCCCCGCTGCGCACCGAAGACCTGCGGCGTGCCGCGGAACAGCTTCTCACCCCGCGGCAGCGCGAGGAATTCGCGGAGCGGAAGGAGATCGATTTCGCGGTGGGCGTGCAGGGTCTCGGTCGCTTCCGGGTCAACCTCTTCCAGCAGCGGGGAACCCTCGCTTTCGCTTTCCGCGCCGTGCCCTTCGAGATCCCATCGATCGAGGACCTCCTTCTGCCCCCGGTGCTGAAGGAGATCGCCCTCTCGTCGCGCGGATTGGTTCTCGTGACCGGGGCGACGGGAAGCGGCAAATCGACCACCCTCGCCACCATGCTCCGCTACCTCAACGAGCGGCGAGCGGTCAACATCGTCACGATCGAGGACCCCATCGAGTTCCTCCACCGTGACGTGAAGGCGATGATCAGCCAGCGCGAGGTGGGGAACGACACCCTGTCCTTCAATGAGGCGCTGCGGCACGTTCTTCGTCAGGATCCGGACGTCGTCATGCTGGGAGAGATCCGTGACCGGATCTCCATGGAGACGGTGCTGAAGGCGGCGAACACCGGCCACGCCGTGTTCTCCACCCTTCATACGACCGACACCAGCCAGACCATCACCCGGGTCATGTCGTTCTTCCCGCCGCACCAGCACGGGGAGATCCGGAACCTGCTGGCCGATGCGCTGCGGGCGGTCATATCGCTGCGACTGATCCCACGGGCGGACGGGAGTGGGCGCGTCCCCGCGGCCGAGATCCTCATCAATACCGCCGCGGTATCCGACCGCATCCGCTCCGGCGAGGGGATCCACATGCTGCTGGATCTCATCGCCGAGGGGCGAACCCAATACGGGATGCAGTCGTTCGACCAGAGCCTGATGGACCTCTACCGTAACGGGTTGATCACTCAGGAGATGGCCCTCCATTACGCCACCAGCCCGTCCGAGTTCGCTCTGCGCGCCTCGGGCATCGAAGCCTCCTCCGACCTGACCTTCGAGCCTGGAGCCGGTCGGGGGGATATCTGA
- the accC gene encoding acetyl-CoA carboxylase biotin carboxylase subunit, protein MFRKILIANRGEIALRVIRACKELGVRTVAVFSEADRESLHVRFADEDVCIGPPSARESYLNIPRILAAAEITGADAIHPGYGFLAENAEFSEICQRSDITFIGPTPEQIRQMGDKAAARRAMKEVGVPIVPGTDVLTDPEEALKAARDIGFPVLIKAAAGGGGKGMRVARDAEDFLRQFAMARNEAAAAFGDESVYIEKFLARPRHIEFQILGDQHGRVVHLGERDCSIQRRHQKLIEEAPSPALTPELRQKMGEAAVRGASAIEYVGAGTIEFLLDEDGSFYFMEMNTRIQVEHPVTEMITGYDLVKEQIRAAAGLPLSVSDPIEFRGHAIECRVNAEDPDRNFAPSPGTIQTFHPPGGPGVRLDTHVYAGYRVPPFYDSLLAKLIVHGSSREEALARMRIALSSFVVEGVHTTIPFLLRVLDHPDFIAGDVDTKFLERMGL, encoded by the coding sequence ATGTTCCGGAAGATCCTCATCGCCAACCGTGGCGAGATCGCCCTGCGGGTAATTCGCGCCTGCAAGGAGCTCGGTGTACGCACGGTGGCGGTGTTTTCGGAGGCAGACCGTGAGTCGCTGCACGTGCGCTTCGCCGACGAAGATGTCTGCATCGGTCCGCCGTCGGCGCGCGAGAGCTACCTGAACATCCCACGGATACTGGCCGCCGCCGAGATCACCGGCGCTGACGCCATCCACCCCGGGTACGGTTTCCTCGCGGAGAACGCCGAATTCTCGGAGATCTGCCAGCGTAGCGACATCACCTTCATCGGACCCACGCCCGAGCAGATCAGGCAGATGGGTGACAAGGCCGCCGCCCGGCGGGCGATGAAGGAGGTGGGCGTGCCGATCGTGCCGGGCACCGACGTGTTGACCGACCCCGAGGAGGCCCTCAAGGCAGCCCGGGACATCGGATTCCCGGTGCTGATCAAGGCCGCGGCCGGTGGCGGGGGGAAAGGGATGCGGGTGGCTCGGGATGCGGAGGATTTCCTCCGCCAGTTCGCCATGGCCCGCAACGAGGCAGCGGCCGCCTTCGGGGACGAGAGCGTCTATATCGAGAAGTTCCTTGCCCGGCCGAGGCACATCGAGTTTCAGATTCTGGGCGACCAGCACGGACGGGTGGTCCATCTCGGCGAGCGCGACTGCTCGATCCAGCGACGGCACCAGAAGCTGATCGAGGAGGCTCCCTCCCCGGCGCTCACCCCGGAATTGCGCCAGAAGATGGGGGAGGCGGCGGTTCGCGGCGCGTCCGCTATCGAGTACGTGGGCGCGGGTACGATCGAGTTTCTGCTCGACGAGGATGGCTCCTTCTACTTCATGGAGATGAACACCCGGATCCAGGTGGAGCATCCCGTCACGGAGATGATCACCGGGTACGATCTGGTGAAGGAGCAGATCCGTGCCGCCGCTGGCCTGCCGCTCTCGGTGTCCGACCCAATCGAGTTCCGGGGGCACGCCATCGAGTGCCGCGTCAACGCGGAGGATCCGGACCGGAACTTTGCTCCGTCGCCGGGAACCATCCAGACTTTTCATCCGCCCGGCGGACCGGGCGTGCGCCTGGACACGCACGTCTATGCCGGCTACCGGGTACCGCCGTTCTATGATTCGCTGCTGGCGAAGCTGATCGTGCACGGCTCCAGCCGGGAGGAGGCGCTGGCGCGCATGCGCATCGCCCTCTCCTCTTTCGTCGTGGAGGGGGTCCATACGACCATCCCCTTCCTGCTCCGGGTGCTGGATCACCCGGACTTCATTGCCGGGGACGTTGATACGAAGTTCCTCGAGCGAATGGGTCTATAG
- a CDS encoding 2-phosphosulfolactate phosphatase — protein MRLDVFLTPGELSPADILDRPVVVIDILRATTCIVQALSAGAKSIYPVSSIEEALRLANTFGRDDVLLCGERKCLPIEGFDLGNSPREFSPDRVAGKTLVMSTTNGTHLMSMTGGAARVLIAAMLNLRAVVEDLVRAEAEPVLVCSGREKHFALEDASCAGLLASRLMEARPGDWVLNDGARAALALAREFPPDETLFRMTRSGRAVEMAGMSEDLAFCARVDTHDIVPILHDRTITLSQTPVGS, from the coding sequence ATGAGACTGGACGTGTTTCTGACGCCCGGGGAGCTTTCTCCCGCGGACATCCTCGACCGGCCGGTGGTCGTGATCGACATCCTGCGCGCGACGACCTGCATCGTGCAGGCGCTGAGTGCCGGCGCGAAGTCGATCTACCCGGTGTCCTCGATCGAAGAGGCACTGCGGCTGGCGAACACCTTCGGCCGCGACGACGTTCTGCTGTGCGGTGAGCGCAAGTGCCTGCCGATCGAGGGCTTCGATCTCGGCAACTCACCCCGGGAGTTCTCGCCCGATCGGGTGGCCGGCAAGACCCTGGTGATGAGCACCACCAACGGCACCCACCTGATGTCCATGACGGGCGGCGCTGCGCGCGTGCTCATCGCCGCGATGCTGAACCTGCGCGCGGTAGTGGAGGACCTCGTGCGCGCCGAAGCCGAGCCTGTGCTCGTCTGCTCGGGCCGGGAGAAGCACTTCGCGCTGGAAGATGCTTCCTGCGCGGGGCTGCTCGCCTCACGGTTGATGGAAGCCCGTCCAGGCGACTGGGTCCTGAACGACGGCGCGCGGGCGGCGCTCGCGCTCGCTCGCGAGTTCCCGCCTGACGAGACCCTCTTCCGCATGACCCGCTCCGGTCGGGCGGTGGAGATGGCCGGAATGTCGGAGGACCTCGCCTTCTGCGCGCGGGTAGACACCCACGACATCGTGCCGATCCTGCACGACCGGACCATCACGCTCTCCCAGACACCGGTCGGCTCGTAG